The genomic region AAGATACCATCTCACTATGCTTACCGGATAGATGTGGGTCTTCCCATTAGGAAGAACTACTTCTACTGCTTCAACACTgtgagagacagaaaaacagaactaaaaATGAGTTTTTTAAATGTGGCCCAAGTGTAATGGCTTTCTGACTAGATTTATACTCACGTGAATGGCTTCTCACAATATTCACTAAACATCGTGACTATAGTATCAAGAACAATTTTTgcctacaaaataaaaatgataatcaCATTTAAATCTGTCCTCTACTTCTACTGaaagcaaagtgaaataaaaaagggaaaaaaatcttacattCTGTTCGTTCTATACTATTTAGTACCTAAGAATCCAGAATCATAGCAGTCTAAAATACCAGACCAAGTAttaagaaatgttttgcttCTGCTTCAAAGATATCTACACTAAAGCTTGAAAAATGGAAATCTTTGCTCTTCAAGGCTCTGAAATACttgtatgtttttgttaaaaCTGTTCTGAAGATACACAGAGATCTTTATTTCCAGCTGGAATTGCATCTTCCAAAACTTTAGTTTAATTAGTTACTTTGCTAATCAAGTGAGAATGTAGGCTAGAGGATTGTGCattgtttaagaaaatattgttaaattAGCTTCACTTGCAAAACTTTTTAGTGAACAGTTGATATTTTAACACATTAGTATAATAGAACATAACCATGAGATTCAGCTCAACTTCTCAATCTACAAATACTGTTTTTGATGCCTCACAGTAtaattttcttcatggaaaCAGAACAGCACTATTTTGCACTATCAAAGTAAGCAGCAGcaagaagtatttattttttagtttgcttAGAAGTGATTCCCCACTATGCAAATTTGCGTCAATAACACACCATTGTGTAGCTGGGTAAATTAAAAGCATTCTTTGCTCTTCAGCATCAACGTACACATTTTAGGGAAACTATCAATGAATGCACAACCTATATTTGAGAATAGGCAATTACTACTGCTGGGCTTTCATGCTTCCGCTTTGAGTTACAGAATTTGCATATGGAAGAACTTCTATTTCATAATAATTTGCACAGCATCCCTGCTTGAAAAAGataactaaaaagaaaaagtcttctccccttccctcagccTAAATTTGAAGTTGgagacaaaatgattttttacaGAGTATTCCATCGAAGTAAGCAGTCTTACTgaactttcctctttttctagGTCTGAAAGGCTTCAAGAAGTGctcaaaaacacaaataaaccTAGTTTACTTAGATTTTCTAATACAACCTGAACACATACTGTCATCATAAAGACCTAGTAAAAACAAAGCCCCCTGAACACACAACACTGTCCACAAAGCAAGTCTAAAACTCTATTGAGGGATTTCCATGTAGCCCCACAACTTATCCTGGCCCTTTGAAATGGGAGGTCTGCTCTGTAAACACCTGTCTACTGCAGGTCTTTGTACTGGAGCACTCTTACCCAAAGGGAAAACAGGGACTTTACAGTGtatcaaaagcagaaaagattaGCTTACCTTTGTCATATCTGTGCCTGTACattcaacaaaaacatttcttgtGTTTAGGTTTATTTTTGAATGATCTCCTAAAACATGAAGAGAATAACAAATTAAGAAATGGTATTACTTATCTTTCAATGACACTGATTGCTTTTGTGATTCAGAAACCATCTTCCCCAGCTTAAAAACCACTATGTCTACTGCATCAACACTCAGAATTCTTACAAGAACAACAGCACTTTCTATTTTCAAATTAGAaatcaaggagaaaaacagagcGCTTCCCATCAGAAAAGGCAGACCAGACTTGCTGACCTGGCTGCCCTACATTGGAAGGTACACAAATCTACAGCCACTCTCTGTATCCAGTTGAAAAAGCAAGCTAGCAGAACAGCAGCCATCTGCTGGTGGCAGAGTGGTTCTTCACTTCCAGAGCATCTCCCCTTTCCCAGCTCTGGCAGCACATCTGCCTTTGTAACATGCATAAGAAAGCAGCCTTGGATAGGGAAGATTGAAGTGGTTTTTTTAAACGTGATTTACACTGATAAACATCCATAGCTGCTTCTGCAAATAACCAAGATCTTGACTGTCATCTGAGATACTCTGGCTTTTGTCTACATTAGTGGCCTAGTGCACAGGATGGGTTCCTTTTAAGCCTGGCTTTGTTTTTTGCCTGTACTTGCTGTTGTGAGGTATGCCCTGCACCACATTGCTGATGCACTCAAAACTTTGTCATTTTGAAGAAGCAAGGTAGACAATGCAGTTAGGGTCATCATCTAAAACGTCTTCCTTGCAAATTGGACGCCAAGTCCCCAGCAGTCAATTCCTTAAAAAAGTGGGGTTCTGTTAGTAAATGGCAAGTTGTGTGAGGAGGCTGAACAGAAATCTGCCTCACACTGCCTGTTAGGCATAGATGTCCAGTGTATACCTTGAAAGAATTTCATTGCTAGTCACCAAATGGTGTGGACACATGCAGTCCTAGAATTGTTTGAGGTGGTGCCAAATAAAACCTTAGTCCTTCTCACCTTTCCTTGCCCCATTCCCTGGTGCAGATGCACCCCACAGGAGTGAAAGGgaagcacacacacagatatataCAGGTGTTCTTGCTCCCTTTGATCCCAAACAAGTCACtcagcttctgtttttctgtttcctaccTGGGAAACTAGGTCATAGCTAGACTGACAGAAAGTCAGGTACAGCAGCAAGGTGAAGACTGAGGGAGGGATGCTGTACGCCCTTTCCAGGATGCTATGCCGTACCCCTTTAGAGCTGAAATGTACTCAGCTCTTCTGGCCTCACTTTGAAGCCCAAATAACCTTTCATTTAAATACTTGTAggtaatgggaaaaaaaaaaaaggcaaatatttacatttcctGATCTATCTCAAAAGAACTGTTAACCTGGAAGCTTCTCTCAAATACTCCTCTTTAAAGTACAGacagttttaaagaaatttagCTTAACCTTTCTGATAAAATGTAAACAATGTGCAATGTTTATACATGGAACACACTGAGGCTGGAGTAAGCCTAACCGAGAAGGATCAGATACAGTTGTTCTTAACCAGACTCTGTCACAGAATTTGAGCTGCCCTTTAAGATGATTTAGGTTAGCTGTTTAAGATTTGGATAAAGactttcaggaaaaatacatcCAATGAGATTATCCCTGCAGATTTTATCAGTCATTGTAGGGAAATGGTTACTAATTTTTGACCTATATTAATCTGTAGATGTATAGATATACTGAATTATCTCTGTTAAGTTTTTGCCACATCATTAATTGGTTTCAGTAAACATGGTTCTCAAAAATCACCCCAAAGCTTCTTTTGCATTCAGAGGAAACTCATGTTTGGAAACATTGCAAAAAAAGTTTagaccaatttattttttttaacccattaAAGACTTCTTGAAGTTACCTGTGATACCAAAAGGATTCACAAAAACTGCTTCACACTGCTGCTAAATACACTGGGCTTAAGATGTAGATAAAAGATCCCTGCTGTAACGATTTAAAACACTACAAAGCAGACTATTGCAGTTTACCAGTAGactaaattttttttaatttttttttttttaccagtttacaaaaataatttcttatttcttttagcTAAATCGTTGATGAATGAACAACATGTCTAGGTATACAAAATACTTCTCTAACAATGGTTTCTCCCACAAAAAACCTATCCTGAGGTtatattataaaaatgtaaaaggatATGAGAAAATAAGTGCAGAGGTTTGCAGTGGGACCTTTATATTGTCTTGTCTGAGAAAAGAGGAACACTAGGaacccaaagaaacaaaaagtgtGGCCttgtttaaactgaaagaaatacagaattcCATGTGAAGTTGTAAGTGAAACAATTTGAATAGAAGAGAATAAACCATATTGCACGTTAACGTTTCTGTTAGACACCATGACTcacaaaacagcagcaacagcacaaATTGGTCATAAGAAATCTTACCATTGATGATTGGTGGCATGGACAGAACAACACCATTGCTGTCATATATGACAGGATAAAGTGGTTTGTTTTCAATCAAGTGTAAATAGTGTCGAAGATGGCTGTCAGTCTGGAGAAATAAAGCATAACCCTAAATTTCACATTAGCTCACTTACAAATTTTCCATTCTACCACAGTCCTCTACTGAGACATTGATGGGAATTTTTAAAGAGGGCAGGATTGGTCTCACATCTAGTTACTTCACTAGCAAAAGCTATTCACTGTCAAAAGCAGGAAAACTTGGAAATCAGagagcttgttttttgttttcttccaaaatgttAGATAACTGATTTATTTAAGGATTCTCTCAAACACACGTAACACGTGCTACCCAAACAATGCCCTCGTTCACCGCAGCAGACCTGCTACTGCCAAACCCACCAGCACCCATCCTTAGTTTATCAGAACATTCCTTAGAACTGCTAAAAATGTTCACAATGATGCTTTTAATGATGAATTGCCGAATATTgacatatttacatttaaatttgaTTCAAAATTTGCATTTGTTCCAATGACATAGGTATATGCTCTAccaaaaatagttttcttttagTCTGATGCTTCGTTTTCTAGCTTTTACTTGCCTTCAGTCAGGTATCTTTGAGAGTTTTTTACCTCTGTATGTGTGCTCCAACAGAGttctatattttaataatagtaTCATTTTTAAGGACTGATGTTTAAAGTGGCCTTCGTAAATACTGTAAAATTAGACCTGTTAAAATCTTTTCCTAATGCTTACCTGGTTTCATCAGGATACTGGGCCAAGAGCAGTGCTACATCTGTGTAGTATGTAGCTGAGTAAATAATGTTGACACCACATAAGTTGGCccaattaaaataacaaaaaaaaaatatttacatccACTTTTTTGTCAGCTTTGTACAGTGGATATATTTACAATAGAAGCAAGTATATAAACCTTTTACAGTACTATGAAGAATATCACAAAAAGCAGTCTTTGTGTTGAAAAACTGGGAGGCTAACATTGAATTCACTATTTTAAGAGTTATGTTTAGACATCAAACAATGTGATATATCTTTCATGGGCAACATAATTTAAGTATTACCATGCATTTCTCTTGAGTAACCAAAATGTGGAACGTTTACTGGCTGAAGGTACAGAAGatggctgtttttttcttgttagaaCAACCCTTAATGCCAGGGGTATACAAGATGCAAATTCTTGGAAACTTAGCTTCCTGCCTTTAGCACATCAGCTCTGAAAAATGACACTTACCCTGTACAGATCCATTATTTGTGGAGCTGTGTACTCCTGCGATTGGTTCAAGGGCTTGAATTTAATTTCAGAAGGTGCTTTAGCCGTAAAAGTAAATGGACCAGCAATGGTGTCCAAGTCATGGGTACCTATTGCTACTAATGCTCTTCTCCTAGAGAAAGAAGGCAAATAATGACTTTATTAGTAATAGCTGGAGTTCATTTGAGATCATGTTATGATGCTCAGTATTCCCGTATGTTCATAGATTTTACTGAAAAAGCAGATGGGCAGTGTTGAGAAGCctagaaattaatttcagtcTGCATGCTACTGATGAGATACAAATGTTAACAACCCATGCAACAGTCAAAGGCAAATCCAATAGGACTACTGCAAAAGGATTTTTCCTCAACTGTTGCAGAAAATGTAGCAGCTATTTATGCCCCTATTGAGAACAGGCAGAAACAGGGAAGCAAATGAGAAGGATCAAGAGAGCTGTTATACATGTAAAAGATTTTCCTTagcacaaatataaatataatgctTCTCCCCAACAGGCCTGTGAAATCTTAATGTGACCAAATCATACACAAACACTATATGCTACTTTACATTTAAGCACTAACCTGCAAATATTTTGGTGTAGCTTTTCTTGGAGGTCAATGAAACTGTCATAGCGTTCTTTGGTAAAAGTTATGTTACGGAGAACTGCAGCTACAGCATGAGGACGGACTTTGGCAGTCTGCAACAGATTATAAATTTCAAGTACGCAATGTACAAAAATTAAACTGATGAAATGTGCCCTTTCCTTCATAAAATCCTATTTTATAAAAGTAgtaatcaaaatgaaaaatcatgaaaatacattagaaatccaagggaaaaaaaaataacaaaacaactcCAAGTCTGGTAGAGGCAATGAGGTTTTCAATGTACCCTGTAATAGCCCAGAAGGGAAACGCTATCCAACTACCTGAAACTTTGATTTGACCTGCTACTAGCTACTAAATTCACCCAGAAAAATGTCtgttcctccccaccccccttacctaaaaacaaatcaaactgagtagaaatatttaaatttctttaGCTCTTGTTCTGCAAATAAGATTTCCAGTCTCACTGCTGCTATAAAATCAGTCCCGATAATCAATTTCATAGCTATCTTTCTGGTTGAGAAATGTTCAATACACCACAGTGCAGTAAACACTTTTACCTCTTCAGTGATAATCAGCTTCTGACCTTCACCTTTAGCTGGTATTATCTTTTCATACCTAGGGAGATTTATCctagaataaaaatagaagcaaGTCTATAGCTGACAAACAGAATATTTGTAAAATGCAGGAAACTTTAGAAATGTGGCAACAACTATATGTAGAAAATTTTGTTAGCAATTGTTCTGGTTTTGGATGTTGGGATTTGGGCACgtagattttatttatgctcCTTAAACATTAAGTTTTCTATTGAATAGTAAACAGATAACTAAAATAGAAAGGATGCCTTAGTGAAGATAAAGTCATagcagaaaagtgaaataaataatttgtatcaGTACGTATTACAGAGGAGCACAACAAAGTGCCTCTGCAGTCATTGTTTACAGAGGATGAGTATCAGCTGGAACAGAAGTTGAAAAAATTGTAGAACAGATCCAAAATGTAACAAGATTCTGGTCTAGTCTCTCAGAAGTATGTAACAGGTCCTCTCTGGAGGAACAACAGGGAAGCATATGGACATCTGACAAATCCAGCTGATCTATGCCTCAGACTGCCCTCTCCAGTCAAGTACCAAGGTTATTGACCAGAAATGGACGCGTATTCAAACAAgtaacaaaacacacaaaaatctcACAACTCCGTTACCTTTCTTTAAAGACCTGCAGTCCTCGGACCAACCCTTCGAGGCAAAGAAGATCATATCGATTGGCAGGAACATCAATTTTATAGAGAACAGTGTCAGATGCACCCTCTGCCTTTCCTTCACCCTTTTCTTTACTTATGATGTCTTTCTCAGATGTCTgaaattaagcaaaaaaaatgttttaacctGAAATATCTTGACATTGACAGCACAATGATAGTGAGAtaatgtaaaaggaaaaactatTAAGTAAAAGTTTAAAAGTATAATTTGGATTTATATAGCAAGTACACATGCCAAGTatcaaaaataatgtaaaatcaATATCTTTCTCATATGTAAAGAACATAATGTAacatatcaaaagaaaaaaaaaaaacactattagaATTTGAATTGTTACAACAGAGATAGAAGCACGAGTCTGCAAGCTAGCAGATCCCAGCAGAGAACTGGGACCTTATTTACAGCTACAGATCAGGAAAGATTGGTGTTATCAGTTCTATTCTGAAATACAACATGACATATAGGGTTTAGATGTCTTTCGAAAAACCTAATTGAAAAAGCAGTTAATTTAATTCAAAAAGCAAAGCCAGAATGAGTTCTACTGGAACAAGATTTATGTTGATACAAGCAAGAGGGTCAGCAAACTTTCACAAGTACAGAATCTAGTTCAAAACTTGAAATGTGAGTGAGTTACAACTCAGGAAATAGAATGTCCAGGGGAAACATTCTTGTGGTattgcacacaaaaatgcatACAAAACACAGCCAATAAGATCTTGCAGATATGTTTAATATTTGCCATATTTTCCTTGTGGCCTTATTTATGCTGCTGaattaaacaaattatttgTCAACAGAGATTGCCAACCTTTACAAACTGTAGCACTATGCCACATGCGGGTCTCCTGCCCCCTAAAACAGCaattttggggtctccttttcAGATTCAAACCACTTGTGTCAATACACTCTGTTACAGTCGTATTTTATACAAGACCCTAAAGATATGCATTACATACTCCGGACTGTGCTACAAAGATATATGAGAAGGTTTCGGGTTGAAAAGCTTGCTGCAGTACTGCTGAGGGATCGCACAGGATAAAGGGGACACTGAAGTCCTGTCTGCATCACTTTTTCAGCACAGCCCCACGGGCACAGTTCCCTCCAGACCCTGACTCGATGTTTTCTCTGGCGCACGGTGAGGGCCTTGTCCAGCACTACACGGGGGAAGCCGGTGGCAATGTGCAGCGCAGGCTCTTACCACGTACACCTGCTGTCATTCTGCTCCATCAGGTAACAAAACCAGGACTTACCACGTCATCCAGCTCCAGGCCAAACTCAAAGCAAAGCTCATCAAATTCTTCATCAGCTGGGGGGGagggcaagaaaagaaaaaaaagagtgggtTTTGGTTTACAAGCAGAGCTCGGAGCCCTAAAACTAAATTCTGTGGCGTTTATTTTGATAATTTCAGATAATTTTGAAAAGAGGGGGGTGAAAACCACGTGAAGAAGTTTGCCAGCGCCCGCGAGCAGCTCCCTCAGGACTCAGCGCGTTCCCTGAGGCGTTATCGCCGCAGTCACAGCGAGGGGCTCCGCGTGTCAGGGCCCAGCCCCGAGTGCCGGCCCGGCCCCTCACACACGGGGACCCCCGCTCGGGGCCGGGCTCTCCCGTGAGGTGCCGGTGTCGGCTcggcgctgccccccgccccgcagcccGGTGCCCGCACTCACTGTAGCTGCGGCCCAGCGCCTGGAAGAGCAGCTCTCGCCGCACGCTGACGGTCGGCATGGCGGCAcccggcccgccccgcgccTGCGCGCCCGCTCGCCTCAGCGCTGCCGCCTGCCGGGGCGCCGGGAAGGACGGGGCGGGGGTGTTGGAAATAAAGGCATGAGCTCGCTAATTGCCTCGTCTGCCtgcctgggggggtgggggtgcggggaggtgtgtgtgtgtgttacggGTTATAAACACGGCGCTGGGCGCTGCCACGGTGTGAGGCTGCGAGGGCACCGCGGGGTGGCAGCGGGGCTCGGCTGAGGGGGAGCTGCGGGTGTGGGGCCGGGCTGTGCCCGGAGCCGTCCCCGGAGCCGTGCCCTGAGCCCAGCCGTGCCCGGAGCCGCCTCCCAGTCCCCGTCCCCGCCCGCCGGAGCCGCGCCCGGGCCGTTGCCGTGAGGGCAGGTGGCGGCGCGGTGCTGGCGCCCGGCATGGCGCTGCGCTTCGCCCCCGTCAGCGTCCCCCTGGAGCGGAGGATCCAGACGGTCGCGGTGCTGCAGTGGATCTTCTcgttcctgctgctgggtaACAGCCTGCCTCCCCCCGCCCTGCcccaggaggaaggggagaggagaggagaggagggggttTCCTTCTGTTCCCCGAGCCCCGGGCATCGGGCTGCTtcggggctgctcctgggctcGGGGTCTTCTCCTGGCAGGGGGCTCTGGAtgcttttcctcctctgggTCTCCTTCTTCCCGTGGAATCCTTTAGAAATACCTTCCTGAAATGCTAGTGACAGCACCTCCGCGGGCTGCCCACTGGGTTTCTGAGAGAAATTTTTAATGATCGTCACCATAAAGACTGCTACATCACTAACGCTGCTCACACTGATCCTGTCTAATAACTCCGTGTACCGTAGTTCAATAAACTTTTTGTTTAAATGGGTGGTGAGTTTGAATAAAGATTGGCAGTGAACTGAGAGCCAGCAGTGTGACCGCTTCGGTAAACTAATGCAAAAtgtactttaagaaagctttcCTAACAATTTTTCTTAGTAAACTTGTTCCACTGATTGTTCTTCTGTAGCGAACTTTCCTAATATCTTAACAGGCTCTTATCACTAAACATCTAATCGTAACAGCAAAGCCTACAGGTAGGTGTCGGGAACTTGCTGAAATGAGCCGCTGGAGGAGGGAAGCTGGCCCTCGGTCCCCTGGGACCAGGTCCCCGACCCTACAGGTTGGAGGGAGAGCTGTGTGGGACACCCCAACCCGAGGGACGCGGTGACCGCCTGCCCATGCCCCGCTGCCAGCGCTGGAACACCTGACAGAAACCTGTGCTTTAGGGttacaaggagaaaaagagagcgTGCGTATCTGCCTTGTACATCTTGGAAATCCATTATCATTCAGGTGCTGCTCTGATGTGCTTCGGATAACTGTTGGGTTATTTTAATAGGGTCATTTATGTATGTGGGGGAAGCACGGGGGATATGGAGCATCTTCACTGGCTTATCCCTAGCGTTTGGCTGGTTTATGTTACCTCTAA from Anas platyrhynchos isolate ZD024472 breed Pekin duck chromosome 9, IASCAAS_PekinDuck_T2T, whole genome shotgun sequence harbors:
- the FARSB gene encoding phenylalanine--tRNA ligase beta subunit isoform X4; translated protein: MPTVSVRRELLFQALGRSYTDEEFDELCFEFGLELDDVTSEKDIISKEKGEGKAEGASDTVLYKIDVPANRYDLLCLEGLVRGLQVFKERINLPRYEKIIPAKGEGQKLIITEETAKVRPHAVAAVLRNITFTKERYDSFIDLQEKLHQNICRRRALVAIGTHDLDTIAGPFTFTAKAPSEIKFKPLNQSQEYTAPQIMDLYRTDSHLRHYLHLIENKPLYPVIYDSNGVVLSMPPIINGDHSKINLNTRNVFVECTGTDMTKAKIVLDTIVTMFSEYCEKPFTVEAVEVVLPNGKTHIYPELAYRKEKVKPEHINKKLGISETPSSLAKLLTRMCLKSHVTGNGNNIEIEIPPTRADIIHACDIVEDAAIAYGYNNIQMTIPKTYTIANQLPLNKLTELLRLDLAAAGFTEALTFALCSQEDIADKLGTDISTTKAVHIANPKTAEFQVARTTLLPGLLKTIAANRKMPLPLKLFEISDIVVKDPSKGSAFFPGRCAEIFAKGQSVGKLGVLHPDVITKFELTMPCSALEINIEPFL
- the FARSB gene encoding phenylalanine--tRNA ligase beta subunit isoform X2; its protein translation is MPTVSVRRELLFQALGRSYTDEEFDELCFEFGLELDDVTSEKDIISKEKGEGKAEGASDTVLYKIDVPANRYDLLCLEGLVRGLQVFKERINLPRYEKIIPAKGEGQKLIITEETAKVRPHAVAAVLRNITFTKERYDSFIDLQEKLHQNICRRRALVAIGTHDLDTIAGPFTFTAKAPSEIKFKPLNQSQEYTAPQIMDLYRTDSHLRHYLHLIENKPLYPVIYDSNGVVLSMPPIINGDHSKINLNTRNVFVECTGTDMTKAKIVLDTIVTMFSEYCEKPFTVEAVEVVLPNGKTHIYPELAYRKEKVKPEHINKKLGISETPSSLAKLLTRMCLKSHVTGNGNNIEIEIPPTRADIIHACDIVEDAAIAYGYNNIQMTIPKTYTIANQLPLNKLTELLRLDLAAAGFTEALTFALCSQEDIADKLGTDISTTKAVHIANPKTAEFQVARTTLLPGLLKTIAANRKMPLPLKLFEISDIVVKDPSKDVGARNYRHLCAVYYNKSPGFEIIHGLLDRVMQLLEVPPSEENGYVIKATEGSPTA
- the FARSB gene encoding phenylalanine--tRNA ligase beta subunit isoform X3; translation: MPTVSVRRELLFQALGRSYTDEEFDELCFEFGLELDDVTSEKDIISKEKGEGKAEGASDTVLYKIDVPANRYDLLCLEGLVRGLQVFKERINLPRYEKIIPAKGEGQKLIITEETAKVRPHAVAAVLRNITFTKERYDSFIDLQEKLHQNICRRRALVAIGTHDLDTIAGPFTFTAKAPSEIKFKPLNQSQEYTAPQIMDLYRTDSHLRHYLHLIENKPLYPVIYDSNGVVLSMPPIINGDHSKINLNTRNVFVECTGTDMTKAKIVLDTIVTMFSEYCEKPFTVEAVEVVLPNGKTHIYPELAYRKEKVKPEHINKKLGISETPSSLAKLLTRMCLKSHVTGNGNNIEIEIPPTRADIIHACDIVEDAAIAYGYNNIQMTIPKTYTIANQLPLNKLTELLRLDLAAAGFTEALTFALCSQEDIADKLGTDISTTKAVHIANPKTAEFQVARTTLLPGLLKTIAANRKMPLPLKLFEISDIVVKDPSKALESFPSRGWLLHNVVRSDFVAYFILMGITATDVRNTSEAAALYPGLSGSPLTG
- the FARSB gene encoding phenylalanine--tRNA ligase beta subunit isoform X1 — its product is MPTVSVRRELLFQALGRSYTDEEFDELCFEFGLELDDVTSEKDIISKEKGEGKAEGASDTVLYKIDVPANRYDLLCLEGLVRGLQVFKERINLPRYEKIIPAKGEGQKLIITEETAKVRPHAVAAVLRNITFTKERYDSFIDLQEKLHQNICRRRALVAIGTHDLDTIAGPFTFTAKAPSEIKFKPLNQSQEYTAPQIMDLYRTDSHLRHYLHLIENKPLYPVIYDSNGVVLSMPPIINGDHSKINLNTRNVFVECTGTDMTKAKIVLDTIVTMFSEYCEKPFTVEAVEVVLPNGKTHIYPELAYRKEKVKPEHINKKLGISETPSSLAKLLTRMCLKSHVTGNGNNIEIEIPPTRADIIHACDIVEDAAIAYGYNNIQMTIPKTYTIANQLPLNKLTELLRLDLAAAGFTEALTFALCSQEDIADKLGTDISTTKAVHIANPKTAEFQVARTTLLPGLLKTIAANRKMPLPLKLFEISDIVVKDPSKDVGARNYRHLCAVYYNKSPGFEIIHGLLDRVMQLLEVPPSEENGYVIKATEGSAFFPGRCAEIFAKGQSVGKLGVLHPDVITKFELTMPCSALEINIEPFL